A region of the Streptomyces sp. NBC_00442 genome:
CCGGCGCCCCCACCAGGGTGCGGACGAGGGAGCGGGCCGTGCCCCACACCGTCGGCGACGCGGGCCGCGCGCGCACCGGGATCGGCGCGGGCACGCGCAGCGCTCCGAGCACCACCTGGTCGCAGTCGTCGGCCAGCAGGTCGAGCCGGCGCCCCGCACCCTCCAGGACGGCCCGCGCCGCCGCCACCGCGCCCATGGGCACCCCGAGCGAGCGGGCCAGCCGCAGCGAGTCCGCCGCGCCCACCGGGACCATCGCCAGCGCACCCCGGTCGAGCTCACGCTCGCGGTGCAGCAGGGTCACCGTGCGTAGCAGCGCCCGGTCGTCGCCGACCACCACGGTGCGCCGGCCGCCCCGGCGGGCCAGCGCCCTTGCGAACTCCTCCGGCCCCTGTGGCCAGCAAATCTTCGCCTGTGCTCCCGCACACAGCACATCTTTCGCGATCCGTACGGACTCGCCGTCAATACGGCGGGCGACCGGGTCGATGAGCACGACGAGCTGGTGCGCAGCCGACACCTCGGTCCTTCCTCGGGTAGCATCTTTGTGCAAGAGCCCCTTGCGCTATTGCGCCAGGGGCTTCGTCTATTCCGGGGCAACCGGTTCAACGGATCAGGCCCATGGTGTACGCACCCATGTATGGAGCGCGTATGCCCCTGACCTTGGACATGCCCCGCCCGGAAGGGGTGTACGCCTGTGCCCGCACTTGTGCTGCTCGGTGCTCAGTGGGGTGACGAGGGCAAGGGAAAGGCCACCGACCTCCTCGGTGGTTCCGTTGACTATGTGGTGCGTTACCAGGGCGGCAACAATGCCGGCCACACGGTCGTCGTAGGCGACCAGAAGTACGCACTGCATCTTCTCCCTTCCGGGATCCTCTCACCGGGGTGCACCCCGGTGATCGGTAACGGAGTCGTCGTCGACCCGGCGGTCCTGCTCTCCGAGCTGAGCGGACTGAACGAGCGAGGCGTCGACACGTCCAAGCTCCTGATCAGCGGCAACGCTCACCTGATCACGCCGTACAACGTCACGCTCGACAAGGTCTCCGAGCGCTTCCTCGGCAAGCGCAAGATCGGTACCACCGGCCGCGGCATCGGCCCGACCTACGCGGACAAGATCAACCGCGTCGGCATCCGCGTCCAGGACCTCTACGACGAGTCGATCCTGGAGCAGAAGGTCGAGGCGGCTCTGGAGGGCAAGAACCAGCTGCTCGCCAAGGTCTACAACCGTCGCGCCATCGAGGTCGGCAAGATCGTCGAGGAGATGCTCCAGTACGCGGAGCAGCTCAAGCCGTTCGTCGCCGACACCACGCTGATCCTCAACAAGGCGCTCGACGACGACAAGGTCGTGCTCTTCGAGGGCGGCCAGGGCACCCTGCTCGACGTGGACCACGGCACGTATCCCTTCGTCACCTCCTCGAACCCGACCGCGGGCGGCGCCTGCACGGGTGCGGGCGTGGGCCCGACGAAGATCAGCCGCGTGATCGGCATCCTCAAGGCGTACACGACCCGCGTCGGCGCGGGACCGTTCCCGACCGAGCTGTTCGACGAGGACGGCGAGGCGCTGCGCCGCATCGGCGGCGAGCGCGGCGTCACCACCGGCCGTGACCGCCGCTGCGGCTGGTTCGACGCGCCGATCGCCCGCTACGCGACCCGCGTGAACGGCCTCACCGACTTCTTCCTCACCAAGCTGGACGTGCTGACCGGCTGGGAGGAGATCCCGGTGTGTGTCGCGTACGAGATCGACGGCAAGCGCGTCGAGGAACTCCCGTACTCCCAGACCGACTTCCACCACGCGAAGCCGATCTACGAGAAGCTGCCGGGATGGTCCGAGGACATCACCAAGGCCAAGACCTTCGACGAGCTGCCGAAGAACGCGAAGGCGTATGTGAAGGCCCTGGAGGAGATGTCCGGTGCGCCGATCTCCGCGATCGGCGTCGGCCCCGGCCGTACCGAGACCATCGAGATCAACTCCTTCATCTAGGAGCCCGATGAACGGGGCCCCGTGAGCGGGCCGGGCCCCGATGAGCGGGACCCCGTGAGAGGGACCCGATGAGCGGGGTCCCCGGCGCCGGACGGCGGCCGGGGGCCCCGCTTCGTCGTGGGCGGACGTGGGCGGACGTGGGCGGACGCCGCCCGTGCCCCTTTCCGGATGGCGAGATCGCGACAGCTTCCCAATTGATTCCTTCGCGAAGGTATTTTATTGTCATGGGTGTTGGGGGGAGCCCAACCGCCGTATCTATGAGGGGATTTCTTATGCGAGCCATCGTTCAGCAGGCCTTCGGCGGGCCCGAGGTTCTGAAGGTCACGGAGGTCGAGCGGCCGGATCCGCTGCCCACCGAGATCCTGGTGCGGGTCAAGGCGATCGGGGTCAACCCGGTCGAGGCCATGATCCGCAGCGGCGCCTTCCCGCTGCACGGCGAGCCCCCGTTCGTCCTGGGCTGGGACGTGTCGGGTGTGGTCGAGCACGTGGTGCCGGGCACTTCGCGCTTCCGGGAGGGCGACGAGGTCTTCGGGATGCCGCTGTTCCCGCGCGCGGCCGGCGCGTACGCCGAGTTCGTCGCGGCGCCCTCGCGCCACTTCGCCCACAAGCCGTCCTCGCTGAGTCACGCGGAGGCCGCCGCGATCCCGCTGGCCGGTCTCACGGCGTGGCAGAGCCTGGTGGAGATCGCCGAAGTGGGGCCGGGGCAGCGGGTGTTGATCCACGCGGGCGGCGGCGGAGTCGGGCACCTGGCCGTCCAGATCGCCAAGGCGCGCGGCGCGTACGTCATCACCACCGCGAGCGCGGCCAAGCACACGTTCCTGAAGGAGCTCGGCGCCGATGAGGTCATCGACTACCGGATGGCCGACTTCGCCGAGACGGTCTCCGGAGTGGACACCGTCCTGGAACTGATCGGCGGCGACTACGCGGACCGCTCCCTGCGCACCCTGCGGCCCGGCGGCCTCCTGGTCACCGCGGTCGCCCGCGCGGACGCCGAACTCGCCGCGCGCACCGAGGAGTCGGGCCGCCGGTTCGCCGGAGTCTCGGTGGAGCCCGACCACGTGGGCCTCGACGCGCTGGCGGCCCTGGTGGACAAGGGCCTGCTCCGCCCGCACGTGG
Encoded here:
- a CDS encoding adenylosuccinate synthase: MPALVLLGAQWGDEGKGKATDLLGGSVDYVVRYQGGNNAGHTVVVGDQKYALHLLPSGILSPGCTPVIGNGVVVDPAVLLSELSGLNERGVDTSKLLISGNAHLITPYNVTLDKVSERFLGKRKIGTTGRGIGPTYADKINRVGIRVQDLYDESILEQKVEAALEGKNQLLAKVYNRRAIEVGKIVEEMLQYAEQLKPFVADTTLILNKALDDDKVVLFEGGQGTLLDVDHGTYPFVTSSNPTAGGACTGAGVGPTKISRVIGILKAYTTRVGAGPFPTELFDEDGEALRRIGGERGVTTGRDRRCGWFDAPIARYATRVNGLTDFFLTKLDVLTGWEEIPVCVAYEIDGKRVEELPYSQTDFHHAKPIYEKLPGWSEDITKAKTFDELPKNAKAYVKALEEMSGAPISAIGVGPGRTETIEINSFI
- a CDS encoding NADP-dependent oxidoreductase, whose product is MRAIVQQAFGGPEVLKVTEVERPDPLPTEILVRVKAIGVNPVEAMIRSGAFPLHGEPPFVLGWDVSGVVEHVVPGTSRFREGDEVFGMPLFPRAAGAYAEFVAAPSRHFAHKPSSLSHAEAAAIPLAGLTAWQSLVEIAEVGPGQRVLIHAGGGGVGHLAVQIAKARGAYVITTASAAKHTFLKELGADEVIDYRMADFAETVSGVDTVLELIGGDYADRSLRTLRPGGLLVTAVARADAELAARTEESGRRFAGVSVEPDHVGLDALAALVDKGLLRPHVDRVLPLESAYAAHELIEGGHVTGKVVLEP
- a CDS encoding diacylglycerol kinase produces the protein MSAAHQLVVLIDPVARRIDGESVRIAKDVLCAGAQAKICWPQGPEEFARALARRGGRRTVVVGDDRALLRTVTLLHRERELDRGALAMVPVGAADSLRLARSLGVPMGAVAAARAVLEGAGRRLDLLADDCDQVVLGALRVPAPIPVRARPASPTVWGTARSLVRTLVGAPAPVAASMALRLRVEADGVLLSDLDQPVAGVSVASADGLAQVVVHGRTGERARAAARAVTISGPVGGFRYRADAVVGGPVRTRTWTALAGAWELVLPT